In Penaeus monodon isolate SGIC_2016 chromosome 26, NSTDA_Pmon_1, whole genome shotgun sequence, the following are encoded in one genomic region:
- the LOC119590155 gene encoding uncharacterized protein LOC119590155 encodes MKILSLQNISKAFISHMLKSVERCSDVSAAYKYLLPVAPHLAEIAYMCQYYKSPKLTELFLPILVAKGKLFINAINIKEILSYWNESECKTNVASITHLKVGDIEGRQYFNFLPFLGHLTRLQYLEIGSFVDDDLLVVLGINCPQLLVIDAREDTANAVTDVGLSYLALCTKLRRVLFSVFADEYDCTVDQLGFSGKGIALLLLSLPDLEHVQCSEYLLRDALRFIYQSSYHNRTLPVRCMFIDHPEVNVRTLQIVPILCPKLEVISLLAENNNEKLIGKSLRSLSKLKILVLSLGSGCKFDLLNFASYGPQLVYLQVTTHLLDSQDVLLLSHTCVQLKTLVLKMFSFGFDGVGATNLENSLFPRVEKLELHQNISVRLFKFLNSNMENLREVYFTWATIHDLEDALTVVVQSGGWKNVELLVLPILSQISLPVAQMIAAALPNLKCLGITVHESEENDLNNYIRRYLPLVSRADQESVPSPSTSGIFSQNSWSDEIQIDQIYL; translated from the coding sequence ATGAAGATCCTCAGCCTACAAAACATCTCCAAAGCTTTCATTTCTCACATGCTGAAGAGTGTGGAAAGATGCTCCGATGTCTCTGCAGCGTACAAGTATCTGCTTCCAGTGGCACCACATCTCGCAGAAATTGCCTACATGTGCCAATACTACAAGTCACCCAAACTAACAGAGTTGTTTTTACCTATTCTAGTGGCCAAAGGGAAGTTGTTTATTAATGCTATAAACATAAAAGAGATACTGAGTTATTGGAATGAAAGTGAGTGCAAAACTAATGTTGCTTCCATAACACACCTCAAAGTGGGGGATATTGAGGGGAGGCAGTACTTcaacttcctcccttttcttggaCACTTAACTAGGTTGCAGTACTTAGAAATTGGTTCTTTTGTGGATGATGACCTTTTGGTTGTGTTGGGTATCAACTGCCCCCAGTTACTTGTAATAGATGCTCGGGAAGATACAGCAAATGCAGTAACCGATGTTGGACTTTCCTATTTGGCTCTCTGTACAAAATTAAGGCGTGTTCTGTTTTCGGTTTTTGCAGATGAATATGATTGTACAGTTGATCAGCTTGGATTTTCAGGGAAGGGAATCGCACTCTTATTACTTTCGCTTCCAGATTTGGAGCATGTACAGTGCTCTGAATATTTGTTGAGGGATGCTCTTCGTTTCATTTACCAATCCAGTTATCACAATAGAACTCTTCCTGTACGATGCATGTTCATTGATCATCCAGAAGTTAATGTGCGTACTTTACAGATTGTGCCAATTCTATGTCCAAAACTGGAAGTCATATCTCTCTTGgcagaaaataacaatgaaaaacttATTGGAAAATCATTAAGATCACTTTCGAAGTTAAAGATATTGGTCCTAAGTTTAGGGAGTGGATGCAAATTTGATTTGCTAAATTTTGCAAGCTATGGACCACAGCTTGTTTATTTGCAAGTCACAACCCATCTACTGGACAGTCAGGATGTCTTGCTCCTGAGTCATACCTGTGTCCAGTTAAAGACATTAGTATTGAAAATGTTTAGCTTTGGGTTTGATGGTGTAGGTGCAACCAACCTTGAAAATTCGCTCTTCCCAAGAGTTGAGAAATTGGAACTGCACCAAAATATTTCTGTCAGGTTGTTCAAGTTCTTGAATAGCAACATGGAAAACTTGCGTGAAGTGTACTTTACCTGGGCCACCATCCATGACCTGGAAGATGCCTTGACTGTAGTAGTGCAATCTGGAGGATGGAAAAATGTTGAACTTTTAGTCCTCCCAATCTTGAGTCAAATATCTCTGCCTGTTGCTCAGATGATAGCAGCAGCTCTCCCAAATCTAAAATGCCTTGGGATTACTGTTCATGAAAGTGAagaaaatgatttaaataattacatACGCAGGTACCTGCCTCTAGTTTCTCGTGCCGACCAAGAGTCAGTGCCGTCACCCAGTACCTCAGGAATATTCTCACAGAACTCTTGGAGTGATGAAATTCAGATTGATCAGATTTACCTTTAA